One genomic region from Anopheles bellator chromosome 2, idAnoBellAS_SP24_06.2, whole genome shotgun sequence encodes:
- the LOC131207473 gene encoding TATA box-binding protein-associated factor RNA polymerase I subunit B, with protein sequence MDEPLGTCEVCGMEEFSLDAGFYYCNECGTKQNTRAKMVEDFHEACAWQGQMVRIKKDKTTNKITSWEQMNHILHGLTEQLVELGAPNHLKVTVLQIWCAYLRDVEVAFFTKRRRLRPRLSLANQRCDLNLVFNRPVPRYRRISKMPDTTTELLSKRRKRKLNQKLLEEEHSTLMNSQQSILDSTLSSMSISLQSNSSSVKRPTAFKFNKRARHRLLNELNIDEEHVEWHEQEAPMDAPCHSFTSMRGEHKLRNGLKTDDWSRINRQSVLFAILALALNQTESEIQMSDLGRWSDEGHFFMHDLRQHLPEGLDPECYSETLVHLQQMNTRIGENEARVVASLLTLDLAITTRPVNLEALCRRYLGELELPADLMPYVEKLIALDLPIRPKDKTQSFPAYELHAMKYILFVMKLLFGLDGVIENKMDSTTKKLNDLLLADNVQKQKPLFVWDEWQRYVTMRNIILEQLHYPTNSRQGQKVIGKPFDKHLFVDFMGSLVVPDDSSTSGFRTNLRSRSFGPLAEQRSKNLDSVLASVNDKHCKEQAEDVDDQSPRHLKFDASLQPKRSYLKAILSMDAEDLPSVHIPAYMNTAHSERTVKPFVNPTLLKRHLLQNHNVRLVTKKIKVPVDHIRMEKYNTHIWNIMKYMSINHLTETILTDEEKDDDCETDIVKLFEKRAENTLLSCDELLQRVLCRNAVDELEASLRNAIQEDDSESDPFHDNPPLREPLTDEDRCNKTVHIALPNYHYWTRDGSFNSFVSKADFELEYLNAFPASFRFLLEEAADIVRFSKLALYRELARYERHIFCLQNGKK encoded by the exons ATGGATGAGCCACTTGGAACGTGTGAGGTGTGTGGAATGGAAGAGTTTTCCTTGGATGCCGGATTTTATTACTGCAACGAATGCGGCACCAAACAGAACACGCGAGCAAAAATGGTTGAAGACTTCCATGAAGCTTGCGCATGGCAAGGACAAATGGTACGCATTAAGAAGGACAAAACGACGAATAAAATCACCAGCTGGGAACAGATGAATCACATCTTGCACGGGTTAACGGAACAGCTAGTCGAATTGGGGGCCCCGAACCACCTCAAAGTCACGGTCCTGCAAATCTGGTGCGCTTACCTGCGAGACGTGGAGGTCGCATTTTTCACCAAGCGGCGGCGTCTTCGGCCAAGGCTATCGTTGGCAAATCAGCGCTG TGATTTAAACCTGGTGTTTAATCGACCTGTGCCGAGGTATAGGAGGATCTCAAAAATGCCAGATACAACGACAGAATTGTTATCGAAGCGACGTAAACGTaaactaaaccaaaaattACTCGAGGAGGAACACAGTACCCTAATGAACAGTCAGCAGTCCATTTTGGACTCCACGCTCAGCTCAATGTCCATTTCGCTTCAAAGTAACTCCAGCTCCGTCAAACGGCCGACCGCTTTCAAGTTTAATAAACGCGCCCGTCACAGGTTGCTGAATGAGTTGAATATCGACGAGGAACACGTTGAGTGGCACGAGCAGGAAGCACCGATGGATGCCCCGTGCCATTCCTTCACGTCTATGCGCGGGGAACATAAGCTTAGAAACGGTTTAAAAACAGATGATTGGTCACGAATCAACCGACAAAGTGTTCTGTTCGCTATCCTTGCACTAGCTCTcaaccaaaccgaaagcgaGATTCAGATGAGCGATCTTGGGCGATGGAGCGATGAGGGTCACTTTTTCATGCACGATCTCAGACAACACCTCCCGGAAGGGCTGGACCCTGAATGCTACTCGGAAACGTTGGTTCATCTGCAGCAAATGAATACCCGCATCGGGGAAAACGAAGCAAGGGTTGTGGCGAGTCTATTAACGCTCGATCTAGCGATTACAACCCGGCCGGTCAACTTGGAAGCACTTTGTCGTCGTTATCTGGGCGAGTTAGAGCTGCCAGCTGATTTGATGCCCTACGTAGAAAAATTAATCGCACTCGATCTACCGATCAGGCCCAAGGACAAGACACAGAGCTTCCCAGCCTACGAGTTGCACGCAATGAAGTACATCCTATTCGTAATGAAGCTTCTTTTCGGCTTAGATGGTgtgattgaaaacaaaatggactCAACGACGAAAAAGTTGAATGATTTGCTGCTGGCTGACAATGTACAGAAGCAAAAGCCGCTATTCGTGTGGGACGAATGGCAAAGGTACGTTACAATGCGAAACATCATCCTTGAACAGTTGCACTATCCCACAAACAGCAGACAGGGGCAAAAGGTGATAGGTAAACCGTTCGATAAGCACCTGTTTGTCGACTTCATGGGCTCGCTTGTAGTGCCGGACGACAGCAGCACTTCCGGGTTTCGTACGAACTTGAGGAGTAGAAGTTTTGGACCGCTGGCAGAGCAAAGGTCGAAGAATCTAGATTCAGTTCTAGCATCAGTGAACGACAAGCACTGCAAGGAGCAGGCGGAAGATGTTGACGACCAATCACCAAGACACCTAAAGTTTGACGCAAGTTTGCAACCGAAACGGTCTTATTTGAAGGCAATACTCTCAATGGACGCAGAGGATCTTCCATCAGTTCACATCCCGGCGTACATGAATACAGCGCATAGTGAGAGGACGGTGAAACCGTTTGTCAATCCGACCCTTCTGAAGCGTCATCTTCTCCAGAATCATAATGTTCGGTTGGTTACAAAAAAGATTAAAGTACCAGTTGACCACATCCGCATGGAAAAatacaacacacacatatgGAACATTATGAAATATATGTCCATAAATCATCTCACCGAAACAATCTTAACCGACGAAGAAAAAGACGACGATTGTGAGACAGATATCGTAAAACTCTTTGAAAAGCGCGCGGAGAACACTTTGTTGAGCTGCGACGAATTGTTGCAGCGTGTTCTTTGTCGAAATGCTGTCGACGAGCTGGAGGCCAGCCTGCGGAACGCAATCCAGGAGGACGATTCCGAGAGTGATCCGTTCCATGACAATCCACCACTGAGGGAACCGCTTACTGATGAGGACAGGTGCAACAAAACGGTTCACATCGCCCTACCGAACTATCACTACTGGACCAGAGACGGCAGTTTTAACAGTTTTGTCTCAAAAGCCGATTTTGAGCTGGAGTATTTAAATGCATTTCCGGCCAGTTTTCGGTTTCTACTGGAAGAAGCGGCTGACATTGTCCGGTTTTCAAAGCTTGCCTTATACCGAGAACTGGCTCGGTACGAGAGACATATTTTTTGCCTTCAAAATGGGAAGAAGTAA
- the LOC131208790 gene encoding uncharacterized protein LOC131208790 — MDKFISMWKVRELADKVTNVVMNYTEIEGKVREATNDEPWGPTGPLMQELAHATFTYEHFPEVMSMLWKRMLQDNKTNWRRTYKSLLLLNYLVRNGSERVVTSSREHIYDLRSLENYTFVDENGKDQGINVRHKVRELIDFIQDDDRLREERKKAKKNKDKYIGMSSEAMGGMRYGGGGGGGTDYGGYRDSYDRRSEDRYNESRGDHHEYDYQYEGEREDSDNESNGPYDRDRSNRYQDREPGSKSPATRQSSSVSIEATARHSSSSERKINLNIKSSTPGSSSGVVTAAPRASTKSAKKIDLGAASGFAKTAAAAATTTSPTSDLGIHSPTHRNTHAEEIVGGGNTSGREVLDDLFKTCPTKGVGPTNSLIANDDDEDDFNPRATEEFGDFESAFGSGPTAKGSATKAGKSDEFADFAAFGAPTPGVSMTTTTAPAAASDDLLFGLNVATGAVSGASATSAPADILSDLSGLSLGASGNTPQQQSDHRQMLQRRYSALQELLREVQPEGRITREADRLAVNEKLTQLLDCLPGPLHPMDVLFAIGPTSLTRAWEKFASEAFPNLLEDLVRLMSDLDDRLLHRLVTLNASGSFALETIRVLTLQSTLVGGSRDVALRLLAIVLEDESVLPLAFIRFSRKSTSTFSAPDLPQQMLQLLVAIPNRVANMLREKTPPHLHPSAYTRTLLRQFIRTLATMGELVDFYGTEEVLASEEPIQSQFLSSLLSKLVIVFHEDRQSPAIKATLVLLLHIIEENRSPGMTNFVRCLVMDLTPSAVEIVVFIALQERIELSPLFASAQLSGSWAFVLLQKIPLHNYYTNDAIIGGLLRLVASLPNEEDGRKEHQGRAPTPEPLKKLTGQLLLVWSSRAAIQRTSFEQHLYITKLTLLAMRHRLAFGFSAKEQEACRRLLFDGLRAHLESPITQMRCAGMITTEVIMGMFDDPAPGNDDEEEGNRLRFDYKEFDAETFAMVEELRSFADRCLLNEDVSEEKRKETIDHAVDFLLGLPEEADHSIVTKPSPSRLPNEVQQNSANGNRTEIEQQPEQPQDNDSDDDDLSEPLDSDDDELPAYDMSSDTKLDKERYRPKYLLDLRELLVEPDTNHKPEQFEVAIESAPELIAQQLPHNDAKLGQDLLELFLSLECKTHMPEFGERKFAALVAIGVTFPQQTAVHLCREFHADVSRYAINHRILMLDVLGETAKVLSNFAKSPTNEPQNPEGTVAGETSNKNRLRLMFHDESEQRERREATERVIRERIERKTRRFGSTVPSRNQQRGNGKENGELVNRYADVAGYFFFPLLRGFGDNRFLFTAGLKFPYDTENLLLVSFLKTLSVLMVCAENCSIAMRMVREVFALASLLRYSHEPKVRLSVLQLLAAVFLAVKGPLLVVQFQHELSELRDWLQQECIQTDVVCRGEPNKECRDLGRHVLTMCYEAFVEAQHSEDA, encoded by the exons ATGGATAAATTCATCAGCATGTGGAAAGTGCGAGAACTCGCCGATAAAGT AACAAATGTCGTAATGAACTACACGGAAATCGAGGGAAAAGTGCGTGAGGCAACGAACGATGAACCCTGGGGGCCTACCGGTCCACTGATGCAAGAGCTGGCCCATGCAACCTTCACGTACGAACACTTTCCAGAGGTGATGTCGATGCTGTGGAAGCGGATGCTGCAGGACAACAAGACGAACTGGCGTCGCACCTACAAAAGTCTACTGCTGCTCAACTATCTGGTGCGCAACGGCTCGGAGCGGGTGGTCACATCGTCCCGCGAGCACATTTACGATCTACGCTCGCTGGAGAACTACACGTTCGTCGACGAGAACGGCAAAGATCAGGGCATTAACGTGCGGCACAAGGTGCGCGAACTGATCGACTTCATACAGGACGACGATCGATTGCGTGAGGAGCGGAAAAAGGCTAAAAAGAACAAGGACAAGTACATTGGCATGAGCTCGGAAGCGATGGGTGGTATGCGgtacggtggcggtggcggcggaggtaCCGACTACGGTGGTTATCGGGATAGCTACGATCGGCGAAGCGAAGATCGAT ATAATGAATCCCGCGGTGACCACCACGAGTACGACTATCAGTACGAGGGCGAGCGGGAAGATTCGGACAACGAATCGAACGGACCGTATGATCGTGATCGCTCGAACCGTTACCAGGATCGTGAACCGGGCTCGAAAAGTCCCGCCACACGCCAATCGTCGAGTGTGTCGATCGAAGCCACGGCCCGCCACTCGTCTAGCAGCGAGCGAAAGATAAACCTCAACATCAAATCATCGACTCCCGGAAGCTCAAGCGGCGTGGTAACGGCTGCGCCACGTGCAAGCACAAAGTCAGCGAAAAAGATCGATCTCGGTGCGGCCAGTGGTTTCGCGAagacggcagcggcagcagcaaccactaCATCCCCGACGTCCGACTTGGGAATCCATTCGCCGACCCATCGCAATACGCACGCGGAAGAGATTGTTGGCGGTGGTAACACGAGTGGGCGAGAAGTGTTGGACGATCTGTTCAAAACGTGCCCAACGAAAGGTGTCGGACCCACCAACTCGTTGATcgccaacgatgacgacgaggatgatTTCAATCCCCGCGCCACTGAAGAGTTTGGTGACTTTGAATCGGCGTTTGGTAGTGGACCGACAGCGAAAGGTTCCGCGACTAAGGCAGGAAAATCGGACGAATTTGCTGACTTTGCTGCCTTTGGAGCACCAACACCGGGCGtctcgatgacgacgacgacagcgccGGCTGCTGCAAGTGATGATCTTTTGTTTGGACTGAACGTGGCAACGGGTGCGGTGTCCGGTGCTAGCGCGACGAGCGCTCCTGCAGACATCCTTTCGGACCTCAGTGGCTTATCTCTCGGTGCAAGCGGCAACA CACCGCAGCAACAGTCCGACCACCGGCAGATGCTGCAACGTCGCTACAGCGCACTGCAGGAACTGTTGCGTGAAGTGCAACCGGAAGGACGAATTACTCGCGAAGCAGATCGGCTGGCAGTAAATGAAAAGCTAACACAACTTCTTGACTGCCTTCCGGGGCCGCTACATCCGATGGAcgttcttttcgccatcggCCCAACGTCGTTGACGAGAGCGTGGGAAAAATTTGCCTCTGAAGCGTTCCCAAACCTGCTGGAAGATTTGGTGCGCCTGATGAGTGATCTAGATGATCGATTGCTGCACCGCTTGGTCACACTTAATGCTAGTGGCTCATTCGCGCTGGAAACGATCAGAGTGCTTACGTTGCAATCCACACTAGTGGGAGGTTCTCGTGATGTGGCGCTGAGACTACTGGCGATCGTGCTGGAGGATGAATCCGTTTTGCCGTTGGCTTTCATTCGGTTCTCTCGCAAAAGTACAAGCACATTCAGCGCGCCCGATTTACCGCAGCAGATGCTTCAGCTCCTGGTGGCCATCCCGAACCGAGTTGCTAACATGCTGCGGGAGAAGACACCGCCGCACTTGCACCCGTCAGCGTATACTCGAACCCTGCTTCGCCAGTTCATACGGACACTCGCAACAATGGGCGAGCTGGTGGATTTCTATGGGACGGAGGAAGTGCTCGCTTCGGAAGAACCGATTCAGTCACAATTTCTCTCCTCATTGCTCAGCAAATTAGTCATCGTTTTTCACGAGGATCGTCAATCGCCCGCCATCAAGGCGACATTAGTCTTGTTACTGCACATCATCGAAGAGAACCGTTCGCCTGGCATGACAAACTTTGTGCGATGCCTAGTAATGGATCTGACCCCGTCGGCGGTGGAGATTGTGGTGTTCATCGCCCTTCAGGAGCGGATCGAGCTTTCGCCTCTTTTCGCTTCTGCCCAGCTGTCGGGAAGTTGGGCATTCGTTTTGCTCCAAAAGATTCCGCTTCACAACTACTACACGAACGATGCGATCATCGGAGGGTTGCTTCGGCTAGTGGCGAGCCTTCCGAACGAAGAGGACGGAAGAAAGGAGCATCAGGGTAGAGCGCCTACTCCAGAGCCACTGAAAAAACTCACCGGACAGCTGCTTCTTGTGTGGTCGAGTCGGGCGGCCATCCAGCGGACGAGCTTTGAGCAGCATTTGTACATCACGAAACTGACTCTACTGGCCATGCGGCATCGTTTGGCGTTTGGGTTTTCAGCGAAAGAACAAGAGGCGTGTCGTCGTTTGCTGTTCGATGGGCTGCGAGCTCACTTGGAGTCACCCATCACACAAATGCGCTGTGCCGGGATGATAACGACGGAGGTGATCATGGGAATGTTCGATGATCCTGCGCCcggcaatgatgatgaagagGAGGGAAATCGACTGCGATTCGATTACAAGGAATTCGATGCCGAAACGTTTGCGATGGTCGAGGAACTGCGCTCGTTTGCTGATCGATGCCTGTTGAACGAAGATGTTTCCGaagagaaacgaaaggaaacgatcgatcatgcAGTCGATTTTTTGCTTGGCTTACCGGAGGAAGCGGATCATTCCATCGTGACAAAGCCTTCTCCAAGCCGTTTACCCAACGAAGTTCAGCAAAATTCCGCCAATGGAAATCGGACTGAAATCGAGCAACAGCCTGAGCAACCACAAGACAATgatagtgatgatgatgatctttCGGAACCTCTCGATTCTGACGATGACGAGCTGCCGGCGTACGATATGTCAAGCGATACAAAGCTCGACAAGGAGCGCTATCGGCCAAAGTATCTGCTCGATCTGCGTGAACTGCTGGTCGAACCGGACACGAACCATAAGCCGGAACAGTTCGAAGTTGCCATCGAAAGCGCCCCGGAGCTGATCGCTCAACAGTTACCGCACAACGACGCCAAGTTGGGGCAGGATCTGCTGGAGCTGTTCCTTTCGCTGGAGTGCAAAACCCACATGCCAGAGTTTGGTGAGCGAAAGTTTGCGGCACTGGTAGCGATCGGTGTAACGTTCCCACAGCAAACGGCAGTGCACCTGTGCCGGGAGTTTCACGCCGACGTTAGCCGTTACGCCATCAACCATCGCATACTGATGCTGGACGTGTTGGGTGAAACGGCAAAAGTGTTGTCCAACTTTGCCAAGAGCCCTACGAACGAGCCCCAAAACCCCGAAGGTACCGTGGCCGGCGAAACGTCGAACAAGAACCGATTGAGGCTAATGTTCCACGACGAATCAGAACAGCGTGAGCGACGCGAAGCGACGGAGCGTGTGATTCGTGAGCGGATCGAACGCAAGACGAGACGTTTCGGATCGACCGTCCCTAGCCGGAACCAGCAGCGCGGAAATGGCAAGGAAAACGGGGAACTCGTCAACCGCTATGCAGACGTGGCGGGCTACTTTTTCTTCCCCCTGCTACGGGGTTTCGGCGACAATCGGTTCCTGTTCACCGCGGGACTAAAGTTCCCGTACGACACGGAGAACTTGTTACTCGTGAGCTTTCTGAAGACCCTGTCGGTGCTGATGGTGTGTGCGGAAAACTGCTCCATCGCGATGCGTATGGTGCGCGAAGTGTTTGCGTTGGCCAGTTTGCTACGGTACAGTCACGAGCCAAAGGTGCGACTGTCGGTGTTGCAGCTCCTGGCGGCCGTCTTTCTTGCGGTGAAAGGTCCCCTGCTTGTGGTGCAGTTCCAGCACGAGCTGAGTGAGCTGCGCGACTGGCTCCAGCAAGAGTGCATCCAAACGGACGTGGTGTGCCGGGGAGAACCGAACAAGGAGTGCCGCGATCTTGGACGTCACGTACTAACCATGTGCTACGAAGCGTTTGTTGAAGCGCAGCACTCGGAGGATGCGTAA
- the LOC131207474 gene encoding nitric oxide-associated protein 1 codes for MNFELKNWQQEKKLAKEAAQLKPFPVALKQLSSESFNDRGEEPDTETNHESNLPSTYHMPYERLSLRIPKTDASHEADLSTGAWLSDYEYYDEDQQDDEVSFYGTPDPEEPVSQIPCGGCGALLHCIEPSIPGYLPSQLFKGKSKGQLMTTICQRCHFLKHYNLAVNVTVSSEDYTEMLLSIKDKKALAILLVDLLDIPCSIWPGLADVLGPQRPIIVAGNKIDLIPQDCSGYLENVRQCLTKTIIDAGFSRNNIKHVSLISANTGFGVEELITRIHNVWGTRGDVYLVGCTNVGKSTLFNTLLQSDLCKVQATDLVQKATASPWPGTTLRMLKFPILRPSDYRLFVRTQRLQHDRHKLRNAPTNERSKQQEPATMIGYIGRTFDKERQETLDGFSVTQRTGANTPIPMLNEKNEVYARSKWCYDTPGVVQPEQILDLLTTEEILRTVPNRRIRPRAYLLKKGMTIFLAGLGRLDYVDGPDSVRVMLYAAQTLPTLITYTADAGELYETMLGSPLLAIPTGGQERLSKWPPLRAAPDILLYSSHEKHLALCDILLSSAGWFAIHLAKGSEAVFRAWTPDRRGVHVRQPPLLPNGMVLRGKRIRGSLAYRYGKPFQA; via the exons ATGAATTTCGAACTCAAAAACTGGCAACAGGAAAAGAAACTAGCCAAAGAGGCAGCACAACTGAAACCCTTTCCGGTAGCACTTAAGCAATTAAGCAGTGAGAGTTTTAACGACCGCGGAGAAGAGCCGGACACTGAAACTAATCATGAATCGAACCTTCCTTCCACGTACCACATGCCCTACGAGCGCTTAAGTTTAAGGATACCCAAAACTGATGCGTCCCATGAGGCAGATTTATCGACCGGGGCGTGGTTGTCTGATTACGAATATTATGATGAAGATCAGCAAGATGATGAAGTGTCGTTCTACGGTACACCTGACCCCGAAGAACCGGTCTCACAAATACCCTGCGGAGGCTGTGGTGCTCTTCTGCACTGCATCGAGCCGAGCATTCCCGGTTACCTGCCCAGCCAGCTGTTTAAAGGGAAATCAAAAGGACAGCTCATG ACTACCATTTGTCAACGGTGTCACTTTTTAAAGCACTACAATCTAGCGGTGAATGTGACAGTTTCATCCGAAGACTATACCGAAATGCTGCTCTCCATCAAAGACAAGAAAGCGTTGGCAATACTGTTGGTAGATTTGCTCGATATACCCTGCTCAATATGGCCCGGCCTTGCCGATGTTTTGGGTCCACAGCGTCCGATAATTGTCGCAGGAAACAAGATTGACCTCATCCCACAGGACTGTTCGGGTTATTTGGAAAACGTGCGCCAGTGCCTAACTAAGACCATTATAGATGCAGGTTTCTCGCGAAACAACATTAAGCACGTGTCACTGATTTCCGCCAACACCGGTTTTGGCGTTGAGGAGCTCATCACCAGAATCCACAACGTCTGGGGGACGCGAGGTGATGTGTATCTAGTCGGTTGTACGAACGTGGGCAAAAGCACACTCTTCAACACATTGTTGCAGTCCGATCTGTGCAAGGTGCAGGCCACCGATTTGGTTCAGAAGGCAACGGCCAGTCCCTGGCCTGGTACCACTTTACGCATGCTGAAATTCCCCATCCTTCGACCATCAGACTATCGACTTTTTGTACGAACGCAACGCTTACAACACGATCGGCACAAACTGAGGAACGcaccaacgaacgaacgaagcaagCAGCAGGAGCCGGCAACGATGATTGGTTACATTGGGCGCACGTTCGATAAGGAGCGCCAGGAAACGCTGGACGGTTTTTCAGTCACGCAGCGAACCGGTGCCAAtactccgattccgatgctGAACGAAAAGAACGAAGTCTACGCCCGCAGCAAGTGGTGCTACGATACACCGGGGGTCGTACAGCCGGAGCAAATTCTGGACCTGCTAACGACGGAGGAAATACTTCGCACCGTACCCAATCGCAGGATTCGTCCCCGTGCATACCTTCTGAAGAAAGGAATGACCATTTTCCTTGCTGGTCTCGGACGCCTAGACTACGTCGATGGGCCGGATTCCGTCCGAGTAATGCTGTACGCGGCTCAAACGCTTCCAACACTCATCACCTACACAGCCGATGCTGGTGAGCTGTACGAAACGATGCTCGGTTCGCCGCTGCTGGCAATTCCTACCGGTGGCCAGGAACGTTTGAgcaagtggccaccgttgcgAGCCGCACCAGATATCCTACTGTACAGTTCGCACGAAAAGCATCTCGCTTTGTGTGatattttgctttcatcgGCCGGCTGGTTCGCCATTCATCTGGCGAAAGGTTCGGAAGCTGTCTTTCGAGCTTGGACGCCCGATCGGCGCGGAGTGCACGTTCGACAACCACCACTGCTTCCGAATGGAATGGTGCTAAGGGGAAAGCGCATCCGCGGATCATTGGCCTACCGATATGGGAAACCGTTTCAAGCTTAA